DNA from Nitrospina gracilis Nb-211:
TGAAAATGGGCGCTTCCGACAGCCGGCCCGCCGCGGCGGTGAGATTCGGCCAGTCCTCGCGCGCCAGAAATCCGGTGCGCAGTTTCACGGAACTGACCCGCGCCTCCGAACACAGCATGCGCACACCCAATTGTTCCTTCGACATCTCGAGGCTAAATATCGCTGTCGGCACCTTCCGCTTGCTGGCGGCAAAGCGGGCAATGTCCAGCGCAAAGCTGGTCTTGCCCATGCTGGGGCGGCCGGCAATGATGATGAGGTCCGACGGTTGCAGTCCGGAGGTCATGTGATCGAGGTCCTTGAACCCGGTCTCGATGCCGGTGATCATTCCGGGGCTTTCGAACAGCTTCTCGATGGAATCGAAACTGCTCTTGATGATTTCGCTGATGGCAAAGAAAGAACGGCGGGTGCGGCGCTCGGAGATCTGGAAAATGGACTGCTCGGCGCGGTCGAGGATCATGTCCGCGCCATCCGAGTCTTCATAACTATGGGTGACGATTTCGGTGGCGGTTTCGATCAGATCGCGCAGGATTTTTTTTTCGCGGATGATGCGCGCGTGGTAGCCCATGGCTTCCGCCGTCGGCACCAGGTTTTCCAGGTAATCGAGGTAGTCGAGGCCGCCCACCTGCTCCAGCGCGTGGTCGCGCCGCAGGCGGTCGGCCAGGGTGAGGATGTCGATGGGTTCGTTGTCTTCGAACAGGCTCTGCATGCCGCCGAAGATTTTGCGGTGCGCCGCCTTGTAGAAATCGTCCTGACCAATGATCTCCAGCGCCCGGGCGAAGACGTCGTTCGACCCGAAGCAGGCGGCGAGCACATACTGCTCCGCCTCCTCGCTGTAAGGAGGCAGGCGTCGCAATGAAATGTCGGAGACATCCGGCATGGGCGATTCCAGTTCAAGTGATGGGTGAATGCCCGCCGGGGCGGCAATGCACCGCTTCAGGCGGATTCGGCTTCGGCCTGTTCAGACGGAGTGGTTTCCCCTTCCGCTTCCGGCTCCGCTTTGGGCTCTTCTTCCGCGGTTACGGTGACGTGAATCTTTGCCGTCACTTCCGGGTGCAGT
Protein-coding regions in this window:
- the dnaB gene encoding replicative DNA helicase; its protein translation is MPDVSDISLRRLPPYSEEAEQYVLAACFGSNDVFARALEIIGQDDFYKAAHRKIFGGMQSLFEDNEPIDILTLADRLRRDHALEQVGGLDYLDYLENLVPTAEAMGYHARIIREKKILRDLIETATEIVTHSYEDSDGADMILDRAEQSIFQISERRTRRSFFAISEIIKSSFDSIEKLFESPGMITGIETGFKDLDHMTSGLQPSDLIIIAGRPSMGKTSFALDIARFAASKRKVPTAIFSLEMSKEQLGVRMLCSEARVSSVKLRTGFLAREDWPNLTAAAGRLSEAPIFIDDSPQVSTLDVRARARRLKAEHNLGLVIIDYLQLMHGIQKTESRQLEISEISRGLKGLAKELDVPIIALSQLSRAVESRTDKRPQLADLRESGSIEQDADVVAFIYRDEVYHPETAEEGTAEVLIRKQRNGPIGDIKLAFLKEFTRFENLAHHEFEAPMIEA